The DNA window CGACGACACCGCCGGATTCGGTGCAGCACAACGTGTATTGCGCCTTGCCCGGCCCGATGCGATTCAGGTCGTTGGTGAGCGCGGAGTTGACGAATCGCGCGGCCCCGGGGCCACGGACCAGCGCCTTGCCCAGGTGGCTGACGTCGAAGAGGCCGACCGCGTTGCGCGTCGCGTTGTGCTCGCTGACGGTGCCGGCATATGACACCGGCATCAACCAGCCGCCGAACTCGGCGAAACTGGCGCCCAGGCTCCGGTGACGGTCTTCCAACGGTCCGTGCAGAAGGTCGGCTTCATCGCTCACGACTCTTCACCCTAATCAGCCGTGACGGGTGGACCGTTAGGGTGATGCGGATGAGCACAGAACCCGGCTACGCCTCCCCCGCTGTCACTGTCGCCTCCTCGCTGCCGCGGCGCGCCGCCGCGTCCACCGTCCTGATCGTGCCCGTCGTCTCCACCGGCGAGGACGACAAGCCGGGCGCGGCTGTCGCGTCGGCCGAGCCGTTCCTGTCCTCCGATGCGGTCGCCGAGATCGAGTCCGGTCTGCGGGCGCTGGAGGCCACCGGCGGCACCGAGCAGGTGCACCGGCTGGTGGTGCCGTCGCTGCCGGTGTCCAGCGTGCTGACGATCGGCCTGGGCAAACCGCGATCCGAGTGGCCGGCCGACACCGTCCGTCGCGCCGCCGGTGTGGCCGCGCGGTCGCTCGGCAAGACCGAATCGGTGATCACCACGTTGGCCGAGCTGCCCGGCGACGGCATCGACTCGGCCGTCGTCGAGGGCCTGATCCTGGGCAGCTACCGGTTCACCGAATTCCGCAGCGACAAGACCGCGCCCAAAGACCAAGGGCTGCGCAGAATCACGGTGCTCGCCACCGCGAAGGACGCCAAGAACGACGCCGCGCATGGTGCGGCCGTCGCGACCGCCGTCGCCACCGCGCGCGATTTCGTCAACACCCCGCCCAGCCACCTTTTTCCTGCCGAATTCGCCAAGCGGGCAAAGGCTTTGGGTGAGTCCGTCGGCCTCGAGGTGGAGGTGCTGGACGATAAGGCGCTGCAAAAAGCCGGCTACGGCGGGATCATCGGCGTCGGACAGGGTTCGTCGCGTCCGCCGCGGCTGGTGCGGCTGATCCACCGCGGGTCGAAGCTGGCCAAGAAGTCCAAGCAGGCCAAGAAGGTCGCGCTGGTCGGCAAGGGCGTCACTTTCGACACCGGCGGCATCTCGATCAAGCCGGCGGCCAGCATGCACCACATGACCTCCGACATGGGCGGCGCCGCCGCGGTGATCGCGACCGTGGCGCTGGCCGCGCAGCGCAAACTTCCGATCGACGTGATCGCCACCGTGCCGATGGCCGAGAACATGCCGTCGGCCACCGCGCAGCGGCCCGGCGACGTGCTGACCCAGTACGGCGGAATCACGGTCGAGGTGCAGAACACCGACGCGGAGGGCCGGCTCATCCTGGCCGACGCCATCGTGCGGGCGTGCGAGGACAACCCCGATTACCTGATCGAGACGTCCACGCTGACCGGCGCGCAGACGGTGGCTCTCGGCGCCCGCATCCCCGGGGTGATGGGCAGCGACGAGTTCCGCGACCGCGTCGCGTCGATCTCGCAGCGGGTCGGCGAAAACGGCTGGCCGATGCCGCTGCCCGACGAACTCAAGGAAGACCTGAAGTCAGGGGTCGCCGACCTGTCGAACATCAGTGGGCAGCGCTTCGCCGGCATGCTGGTGGCGGGGGTGTTCCTGCGGGAGTTCGTCGCCGACGGCGTGGATTGGGCACACATCGACGTGGCCGGCCCGGCCTACAACACCGGCAGCCCGTGGGGCTACTCGCCGAAGGGCTCCACCGGCGTGCCGACGCGGACCATGTTCGCGGTGCTCGAAGACATCGCCGAGAACGGCTAGCGCTACTTCGTCAGCAGGGATATCGCCGCGCGGGTCAGCTTGCGGCGCGGCCATCCCGTGATTCCGTGCGCGGCCAGTGCGGCCCGGGCCGCGTTGCGCCCGCAGGCGCCATGCACCGAACCGCCCGGGGTGGCCGACGCGCTGCCCAGATACAGCCCCTCGACCGGGGTCTCGGCCCGGCCCATCCCGGCCGCGGGTCGAAAAATCAGCATCTGCGGCAGTTGTGCGGTCCCGCCGTTGAGCGCGCCGAGATGCAGGTTGGCGTCGCTGGCCTCCAGGTCCGACGGCCGCTGCACGAACCGGTCGATCACTGCCGAACCGAAGCCCGGCGCGTGTTCCTCGATGACGTCGTCCACGGCCGTCGCAAGTCGTTCGGCCGACACGTCGTCGGCCACATGGCGCGGCAAATGCGTGTAGGCCCAAACACTTTCGGTACCCGGCGGCGAGCGGGTCGGGTCCGCGGTGGTGGTCTGCCCCAACAGCATGAACGGATGCCGGGGCACCGTCCGGGTGTTCAGGTCGGCCACCCAACGTACCAGCCCGTCACCGTCGGCGCCCAGGTGTACGGTGCCCGCATCCGCCAGGCTTTTCGACCGCCACGGGATGGGTCCGCGCAGCGCATAGTTGACCTTGACCACCGGCGGATCCCACACATAGTGCTCGAGTTCGCGGCGCAGACCGGCCGGCACGGCGTCGTCGGGCAGCATGTCGCAAAACAGCCGCGGCGCCGTCACGTCGGCCACGATCGCGCGGCGCGCCGCGACCGTGCGCCCAGCGGTCGTCGTCACGCCGACGGCACGTCCGCCCCGCACGTGGATACGGGAAACGTTCTGGTTGCACTCGATTTGCGCGCCGGCCCAGCGGGCCCGGTTGACCAGGGCGGCGGTCAATCGGCCGGAACCGCCGACCGGAACCGGCCAGCCGTAGTCCTGGCCCAGCATCGTCATCAGGAAGCCCATGGCGCCGCTGACGGGCGCGTCCACCGGGACGTCGGCGTGCATTGCGTTGCCTAACAACAACACCCGCGGCGCCTCACCGTCGAAGAGCTGCTCTGACATCGCGTTGGCGGGCTGCACCAGCAGCCGGGCGAGCCGCATGGCCTCCGAGGTGCCGAGCCTGAGCAGCAGCCAAATCAGCGGGCGCAGCGGCGGGAACGGTGCCAGCATCGCGTCCAGCAGCGGGGATTTGATCTTCTGCCACAGCTCGACCAGGCGCCACCAGTTTTCGCCGTCGGCCCGTTCCCGTCGCGCGAATTCCTTTGCGGTGCGGTCCGGATCGCGGTACAGGATTGGTGGGTCGTCGTCACCGCCGCTGCGGGGATGGCCCAGCACCGCCGGCGCGTGTGACCATTGCAGCCCGAAGTCCTCGAGCCGCAGCGCCGCCATGGCCGGCGAGGCCGCCGTCATCGGGTAGTAGGAGCTGAACAGGTCGGTGATGTAGCCCGGTGTCAGCTCGGCGCTGCGCACCGCGCCGCCAGGTTCGGGCTGGGCTTCCAGCACCAGCACGTCCCAACCCGCGTCGGCCAGCATCGACGCCGCGACCAGTCCGTGGTGTCCCGCCCCGATCACCACGGCGTCCGCGGTGTCGCGCACGGTCACTTCACCTGGCTCGGCTCCAGGCGCTCCGCCAAAGCCGCTAGCCGCCACAGGCATTCCTTGTTCCGGGGGTATGCGGCGGCCAGCGCAAGGGAATCGGGTACGGCCCCCATCGGGCCTGCGACGGGCACCTCGATCATCTCGATCCGGCAGCCCTGCGGAATCTCGTGCAGCAGCATGGTGATGCGCGCGGCGCCCAGCGGGCCCAGCCGGGCGCGCAGCACCAGCTTGTGCGGCGGTTCGCTCTCCTCCACGATGGTCGCGTCGTTGATTACCAACGGCCAGATCCCGATCGAGTGCCTGATCGACGAGCCGGGTTCGGGCCAGTTCGGGTCGACGGCCCGCATCCGGCTGTTGCCCACCACCCACTGGGTGTAGGTCCAGCCCTGGGCGAGCACCTCCCACACCCGCTCACACGACCGGGACACCTCGCGCGTCGCAGTGATCACCTCAGAAAACCCTCCATGTCTTCATTACCGCGGCGGGATACCCGGCAATCGAGGGATTATTCGGCCGTTACGCCGACGTTTACCGGCGGTGGACCGCGGATAATCTCCCTAGCGGCCGAATCCCCGACGACGAAGGGCAAAGACATGACGGTGCGACGATTGATCATCGGTGTGGGCGCCGTGCTGTTACTGGCCGGAGTCATCGGGCTGCTGGCGCCGGTGTCGGTTTCCGACAGCAACGGCCACTCGGTCGGATGCGGTAACGCCGTGGCGACCGACCTTTCCGCGGCCCGCAGTGCGAACAACAGCAGTGGGGCGAACATCCCGATCCTGAATCAGATCGTCCCGCACACCGACTATGTGGCACAGTGCCAGTCGTCGGTGGGCGGCCGGCGCGCGTGGGCGATACCGCTGGCCGTGCTCGGGGTCATCGCGATCGGCGCGACCTTGCTGACGGGACGTCGCGGGGCGGCACCGGGCGCTTAGATCACCCGCAGCCGCGCGGCGTTGCGTAACCCCTGCGGCGCCAGGCGCGAAAGGCCGTACAGCGCATAGGCTTCCGGCGCGACCGGGCGGATCGGCTTTTTCTTCTTGACCGATGACAGGATCGCGTTGGCGACCTTGTCGGGGCCGTAGTGGCGCAGCGTGAACATCTTGCCGAGTTGCCCGCGCCGGCCATCGACGGCGTCGGATTGCTTACCGGCCGGTGCATCGAAGCGGGTGGTGTTGATGATGTTCGTGTTGATGACGCCGGGGCAGATCGTGGTCAGCCCCACCCCCGCGGCGTCGAGTTCGGCGCGCAGGCAGTCGGAGAACATGTAGGTGGCCGCCTTCGACGTGCAGTAGGCGTTCAGCGACTGCAGCGGGGCGTAGGCCGCCATCGACGACACGTTGACGATATACCCGCCGGTGCCGCGCTCCACCATCCGTCGCGCGAACGACCGGCACCCGTTGACCACGCCGCCCAGGTTGACGTCGAGCACCCGGTCGAATTGCTCGGGCGGGGTGTCCAGGAATCCGCCGGCGTGCCCGATCCCGGCGTTGTTGACGACGATGTCGGGGACGCCGTGCTCGGCGCTGATCCGCTCCGCGAACGACTCCACCGCCTGCGCGTCCGACACGTCGAGCACGTAGGCGTGCGCGACGCCGCCCCGGGTGGCGATCTCGGCCGCGGTGGCCTTGACGGCCGCCTCGTCGATGTCGCTGATGACCAACTCGGCGCCTTCGCGCGCGAACGCGAACGCGGTCTCGCGGCCGATTCCGCTGCCGGCGCCGGTGACCGACACCAGGGTGTCGCCGAACGCCCCGCGGGGACGCCCCACCTGCGCGCGCAGCAGCGCGCGGCTGGGCGGCTTGCCCTCGGCCTGGTCGGCGAACTCGCGCACCGCGGCCGCCATCACCTGCGGGTGCGACATCGGCGAGAAGTGGCCGGCCTGGATGTCGCGGCGCCACAGCCGCGGCACGAAGCGCGGGGTGTGGTCGTAGCCGTAGGGCCGCACGTACTTGTCCTTGGTGTTGACGATGAGCTGCACCGGGACATCGATGACCGCGACGCCCTGCTTACGGCCGGAAAACGACCGAAAGTAGTTGGCGGGGTAGGTTTTCACCGAGTGGGCGGCGTCGGAGGCCAGTTTCTCGGAGTGGTGGATCTGCTCGTCGGGGATGTTGTCGACGGCGTTGCGCCGCAGCGCCGGGACCGACATGGTCAGCCGGAGGAAGAGCGGCGCGAGCACCGGGATCGAGAAGAAGATCATGTAGGTCAGCCGCAGCGCCTGGCTGATCGCCCGGACGAAGGTGCGCGGCCGCCAGGGCGCCCGCAGGCCGCTGAAGATGTAGTCGACCAGCTGGTCCTGTGCAGGTCCGGACACCGACGTGAACGTGGCGACCCGGTCGTTGGCGCCGGGGCGCTTCAGGTAGCGCCACACCCCCACCGAGCCCCAGTCGTGGGCCAGCACGTGCACGGGGCGGCCCGGACTCAGCTCGCCGGTCACCGCGGCGAAGTCGTCGGCGAAGCGGTCCATGCTGTAGGCCGACACCGGTTTCGGCACCGAGGACATCCCGACACCGCGGTTGTCGTAGCGGATGATCCGGAACCGCTCGGCCAGCAGCGGGACGACCCCGTCCCACAGCACGTGCGAGTCGGGGAACCCGTGCACCAGCACGACGGTGGGGCCCTCGGGGTTGCCCTCTTCGTAGACCGCGATGCGGGCGCCGTCGGCGCTGTCGACGAAATGCTGGGGTATTTGTTGTGATGGCGGCATCGGGACCTCCCCGCTCTGGCTGCAGTGGCCACACCGTAGCAAGCGTGATCGGTGTCACCCGCCCGGCGCGGGGTATCTGCCCTGGATGTGTGCCGACGAAGGCGCAGTGACAGGATAGTTTTGGATTGCCACTTCGCCTTCCGTAAGCAAGCTGATCGACCCGCCCCGACCCACGAGCGATCGAGGAGTCAAAAACGATGGCCTTCTCCGTCCAGATGCCGGCACTCGGTGAGAGCGTCACCGAGGGGACGGTCACCCGCTGGCTCAAGCAGGAAGGCGACACGGTCGAACTCGACGAACCGCTCGTCGAGGTCTCGACCGACAAGGTCGACACCGAAATCCCGTCGCCGGCCGCGGGCGTGCTGACCAAGATCGTGGCCCAAGAGGACGACACCGTCGAGGTGGGCGGCGAGCTGGCGGTCATCGGCGACGCCCCGGAAGGTGGCGGGGCGGACGGCGCGGCGGGGGGCGGCTCGCAACCGACCGCGCAGGCGCCGAGCCAGCCGGAGCCGCAAGCCCAGTCGGAGCCGCCCCAGCCCGAGCCCCAACCCGAGCCACAGCCCCAGGCCCAGCCGGAGCCGGAGCCTGCGCCCGCCCAGCAGAGTTCCGGCGGCGGCGCCGCCACCCCGGTATTGATGCCCGAGCTGGGTGAGTCGGTGGCCGAGGGCACGGTGACCCGCTGGCTCAAGAAGGTCGGCGATTCGGTTCAGGTCGACGACGCGCTCGTCGAGGTGTCCACGGACAAGGTCGACACCGAGATCCCGTCACCGGTGGCCGGTGTGCTGATCAGCATCACCGCCGAGGAAGACGCCACCGTGCCCGTCGGAGGCGAGCTGGCGCGCATCGGTGCCGGTTCCGAAGCCGTCGCTCCCGCGGCACCGGCCGCTCCCCAGCCCCCGCCCGCGCCCAAGCCCGAACCCACGCCAGAACCGGCGCCCCAGCCCCAGGCCCAGCCCAAGCCCGAACCCACCCCGGCGCCCCCAACGCCGCAGCCCAAGCCCGCTCCACAGCCGAAAGCCGAACCGGCGCAGGCCCAGCCGGCAAGCTCGGGGGCCGACGGTGCGCCGTACGTGACGCCGCTGGTGCGAAAGCTGGCCGCCGAAAACAACATCGACCTGAACTCGGTCACGGGTACCGGGGTGGGCGGTCGCATCCGCAAGCAAGACGTGCTGGCCGCCGCCGAGCAAAAGCAACAGGCCGCCAAGGCGCCCGCGGCCGCGGTCCCCGCCGCCAAGGCGCCCGCGGCCGCGGCGCCCACGCCGGCTCCGGCGCTGGCGCACCTGCGGGGCACCACCCAGAAGGCCAGCCGGATCCGCCAGATCACGGCGAACAAAACCCGCGAATCCCTTCAGGCCACAGCCCAACTCACCCAGACCCACGAGGTCGACATGACCAAGCTGGTCGGGTTGCGGGCCAGGGCCAAGGCGGCCTTCGCCGAGCGCGAGGGGGTGAACCTGACCTTTCTGCCGTTCATCGCCCGGGCGGTGATCGACGCGCTGAAGATCCACCCCAACATCAACGCGAGCTACAGCGAGGAAACCAAGGAGATCACCTACTACGACGCCGAGCACCTCGGCTTCGCGGTCGACACCGAACAAGGTCTCCTCTCCCCCGTCGTGCACAATGCGGGCGACCTGTCCCTGGCCGGGCTGGCCAGGGCGATCGCCGACATCGCCGCGCGCGCCCGGTCAGGCAACCTGAAACCCGACGAGCTCTCCGGCGGCACCTTCACGATCACCAACATCGGCAGCCAGGGGGCGCTCTTCGACACCCCGATCCTGGTTCCGCCGCAGGCCGCCATGCTGGGCACCGGCGCGATCGTCAAGCGGCCGCGGGTCGTGGTCGACGACAGCGGCAACGAATCGATCGGCGTGCGCTCGATCTGCTATCTGCCGCTGACCTATGATCATCGGCTGATCGACGGTGCCGACGCCGGCCGCTTCCTGACCACCATCAAGCACCGGCTAGAAGAAGGTGCTTTCGAGGCCGACCTCGGGCTCTAAAAAGGACAAGCGAACGTGGCTCGCGCTGGTCAGAACGCCGTCATCGCGATTGCGGGTTCGTCGGGCCTAATCGGGTCCGCCCTGGCCGCGGCCCTGCGTGCCGCCGATCACCGGGTGTTGCGGATCGTGCGCCGGGCACCGGCGAACGCCAATGAGCTGCACTGGAATCCCGAGAGTGGCGATCTGGATCCCGACACGATCGCCGACGTCGACGCCGTCGTCAACCTGTGCGGCGTCAACATCGGCCAGCGCCGGTGGTCGGGCGCCTTCAAGCAGAGTCTGCGGGACAGCCGCATCACCCCCACCGAAGTCCTGGCGCATGCCGTCGCCGACGCGGGTGTTGCGACGATGGTCAACGCCAGCGCGGTGGGCTTCTACGGCAACACCAAGGACCGCGTGGTCGACGAAAACGACCGTGCGGGAACGGGTTTCCTGGCCCGGCTGTGCGAGGACTGGGAGGCCGCCACGCTACCGGCCCAGTACGGCGGCGCCCGGGTGGTGCTGGCGCGCACCGGACTGGTGTTCTCCCCCGCCGGTGGTGCGTTGGGCCGGTTGCGGCCGTTGTTCCGGACGGGCCTCGGCGCCCGGCTGGGCGGCGGCCGGCAATACATGTCGTGGATCACGCTGGAAGACGAAGTGCGCGCGCTGCTGTTCGCGATTTTCGACGCCGAGCTGTCCGGCCCGGTGAACATGACCGGCCCGGCGCCGGTCACCAACGCCGAGTTCACCACCGCATTCGGGCGGGCGGTCAATCGCCCAACCCCGTTGATGGTGCCCGGGTTTGCCATCCGGGCCGCGTTGGGCGAGTTCGCCGACGAAGGCCTGCTGATGGGTCAGCGAGCCATCCCGTCCGCGCTGGAGCGCGCCGGTTTCGCCTTCCACCACAACACCATTGGCGAGGCGCTCGCCTACGCCACGGCCCGGCGCGACCACGACTAGTGGCGGGCGCGGCGCGGCGATCGTAAGCGCGGCGCGGCGATCATAAGCGCGGCGAGTGTCACGCCAGCGTGGCAGATGCCGCCGAACGTCACGCCAGCGTGACGCCCCGTCGCGGCGTGGTCGCCCGCCGAGTACCGTCGCGAACGTGATCGAATCCATCCGGACCAGCCAGGCGCTGATCGAGGTCCGCCAGCTCGGCACCGTCGACTACCGCCTGGCCTGGCAGCAGCAACGCGATCTGGCCGACGCCCGGGTGGCCGGCGGCAACGACACGCTGCTGCTGCTGGAGCACCCCGCGGTCTACACCGCGGGGCGGCGCACCGAGCCGCACGAACGGCCGGTGGATGGCACCCCCGTCATAGACACCGACCGTGGCGGCAAGATCACCTGGCATGGGCCCGGCCAATTGGTCGGGTATCCGATCATCGGCCTGGCCGAACCGCTCGACGTGGTCAACTACGTGCGACGCCTGGAGGAAGCGCTGATCAAGGTGTGCGCCGATCTGGGCGTGGACGCGGCCCGGGTGTCGGGCCGATCAGGGGTGTGGGTGCCGGGCACCGAGAGCCGGCCGGACCGCAAGGTCGCCGCCATCGGCGTCCGGGTGTCGCGCGCGACCACCCTGCATGGGTTCGCCCTCAACTGCGACTGCGACCTGGACGCCTTCAACGCGATCGTGCCGTGCGGCATCAGCGACGCCGGGGTGACCTCGCTGTCGGCCGAACTGCGCCACCCGGTGTCGGTCGAGGATGTCCGGACCGCGGTCGCGGACGCGGTGTGCGACGCCCTGGACGGCGTGCTGCCGGTCCGTGATTACCCCGCCGCACGCGTAGCATCGGCGATGTGACTGTCGCACCGGAAGGACGCAAGCTGCTGCGCCTGGAAGTGCGCAACGCCGAGACCCCGATCGAGCGCAAACCGCCGTGGATCAGGGTGCGGGCCCGGATGGGTCCGGAGTACACCCAGCTCAAGAGCCTGGTCCGGCGGGAGGGACTGCACACAGTCTGCGAAGAGGCCGGGTGCCCCAACATCTTCGAATGCTGGGAGGATCGCGAGGCCACCTTCCTGATCGGCGGTGACCAGTGCACCCGCCGCTGCGACTTCTGCCAGATCGACACCGGAAAGCCCGCCGAACTGGACCGCGACGAACCCCGGCGGGTCGCCGACAGCGTGCACACGATGGGACTGCGCTACGCCACGGTCACCGGGGTGGCCCGCGACGACCTGCCCGACGGCGGGGCCTGGCTGTACGCCGAGACGGTGCGCGCCATCAAGGAACTCAACCCGGCGACCGGCGTCGAGCTGCTGATCCCCGACTTCAACGGCGAGTCCAGCCGGCTTGCCGAGGTGTTCGAGTCACGCCCGGAAGTGTTGGCGCACAACGTCGAAACCGTGCCGCGCATCTTCAAGCGGATCCGGCCCGCCTTCACCTACCGGCGCAGCCTGGACGTGCTGACCTCGGCGCGCGACGCTGGGCTGGTCACCAAGAGCAACCTCATCCTCGGCATGGGCGAGACCCCCGACGAGGTGCTTACCGCCCTGGCCGACCTGCATGACGCCGGCTGCGACATCATCACCATCACCCAATACCTGCGCCCGTCGGCACGTCACCACCCCGTCGAGCGCTGGGTGAAACCGGAGGAATTCGTCGAGTTCGCACAGCACGCCGAGGAGCTCGGCTTCGCCGGGGTGCTGGCCGGACCGCTGGTCCGCTCGTCCTACCGCGCGGGACGGCTCTACGAGCAAGCGGCCCGCAGCCGCGCCGACGATGCCGGGGCACGGTAGCGGCGTTCGCCCGTCGCCGTCCTACGTATTCTTTGATTATGGCTAAACCCCGCACCGCCGCGCAGAACAAGGCCGCCAGAGCGCAGGCGCAGGCCGCCCGCAAGGCCGCGGCCAAGGAGCGCCGCGCCCAGCTGTGGCAGGCGTTCAACATCCAGCGGCAGGAAGACAAGCGGCTGCTGCCGTACATGATCGGCGCCTTCGTGCTGATCGTCGGCATCTCGGTGGGGGTCGGGGTGTGGGCCGGCGGCCTGACCATGCTCACCTTGATCCCGCTGGGCGTGCTGCTGGGCGGTTTGGTCACCTTCATCATCTTCGGCCGTCGCGCGCAGAAGTCGGTCTACCGCAAGGCCGAAGGCCAAACCGGCGCCGCCGCATGGGCTTTGGACAACCTGCGCGGCAAGTGGCGGGTGACCCCGGGGGTCGCCGCGACCGGCCACTTCGACGCCGTGCATCGGGTGATCGGCCGGCCCGGCGTCATCCTGGTCGGCGAGGGAGCGGCGACGCGGGTGCGGCCCCTGCTGGCGCAGGAGAAGAAGCGCACCGCCCGCCTGATCGGCGACGTACCGATCTACGACATCATCGTGGGCAACGGCGAGGACGAGGTGTCGCTGGCCAAGCTGGAGCGCCACCTCACCCGCCTGCCGGCCAACATCACCGTCAAGCAGATGGACACCCTGGAGTCGCGGTTGGCCGCGCTGGGGTCGCGGGCCGGCACCGCCGTGATGCCCAAGGGGCCGCTGCCCAACTCGGGCAAGATGCGCGGTGTGCAGCGCACCGTGCGCCGCAAGTAGCCGCCGTCACACTCAGCGGCGATCGCAAGCGCGGCGAAGCCGGGCGCAGCGGGTCGCCGCCGTCAGACTCAGCGGCGATCGCAAGCGCGGCGAAGCCGGGCGCAGCGGGTCGCCGCCGTCAGACTCAGCGGCG is part of the Mycobacterium mantenii genome and encodes:
- the lipB gene encoding lipoyl(octanoyl) transferase LipB; amino-acid sequence: MIESIRTSQALIEVRQLGTVDYRLAWQQQRDLADARVAGGNDTLLLLEHPAVYTAGRRTEPHERPVDGTPVIDTDRGGKITWHGPGQLVGYPIIGLAEPLDVVNYVRRLEEALIKVCADLGVDAARVSGRSGVWVPGTESRPDRKVAAIGVRVSRATTLHGFALNCDCDLDAFNAIVPCGISDAGVTSLSAELRHPVSVEDVRTAVADAVCDALDGVLPVRDYPAARVASAM
- a CDS encoding SDR family oxidoreductase — its product is MPPSQQIPQHFVDSADGARIAVYEEGNPEGPTVVLVHGFPDSHVLWDGVVPLLAERFRIIRYDNRGVGMSSVPKPVSAYSMDRFADDFAAVTGELSPGRPVHVLAHDWGSVGVWRYLKRPGANDRVATFTSVSGPAQDQLVDYIFSGLRAPWRPRTFVRAISQALRLTYMIFFSIPVLAPLFLRLTMSVPALRRNAVDNIPDEQIHHSEKLASDAAHSVKTYPANYFRSFSGRKQGVAVIDVPVQLIVNTKDKYVRPYGYDHTPRFVPRLWRRDIQAGHFSPMSHPQVMAAAVREFADQAEGKPPSRALLRAQVGRPRGAFGDTLVSVTGAGSGIGRETAFAFAREGAELVISDIDEAAVKATAAEIATRGGVAHAYVLDVSDAQAVESFAERISAEHGVPDIVVNNAGIGHAGGFLDTPPEQFDRVLDVNLGGVVNGCRSFARRMVERGTGGYIVNVSSMAAYAPLQSLNAYCTSKAATYMFSDCLRAELDAAGVGLTTICPGVINTNIINTTRFDAPAGKQSDAVDGRRGQLGKMFTLRHYGPDKVANAILSSVKKKKPIRPVAPEAYALYGLSRLAPQGLRNAARLRVI
- the lipA gene encoding lipoyl synthase, with product MTVAPEGRKLLRLEVRNAETPIERKPPWIRVRARMGPEYTQLKSLVRREGLHTVCEEAGCPNIFECWEDREATFLIGGDQCTRRCDFCQIDTGKPAELDRDEPRRVADSVHTMGLRYATVTGVARDDLPDGGAWLYAETVRAIKELNPATGVELLIPDFNGESSRLAEVFESRPEVLAHNVETVPRIFKRIRPAFTYRRSLDVLTSARDAGLVTKSNLILGMGETPDEVLTALADLHDAGCDIITITQYLRPSARHHPVERWVKPEEFVEFAQHAEELGFAGVLAGPLVRSSYRAGRLYEQAARSRADDAGAR
- a CDS encoding aminopeptidase, which translates into the protein MTVRRLIIGVGAVLLLAGVIGLLAPVSVSDSNGHSVGCGNAVATDLSAARSANNSSGANIPILNQIVPHTDYVAQCQSSVGGRRAWAIPLAVLGVIAIGATLLTGRRGAAPGA
- a CDS encoding phytoene desaturase family protein; the protein is MTVRDTADAVVIGAGHHGLVAASMLADAGWDVLVLEAQPEPGGAVRSAELTPGYITDLFSSYYPMTAASPAMAALRLEDFGLQWSHAPAVLGHPRSGGDDDPPILYRDPDRTAKEFARRERADGENWWRLVELWQKIKSPLLDAMLAPFPPLRPLIWLLLRLGTSEAMRLARLLVQPANAMSEQLFDGEAPRVLLLGNAMHADVPVDAPVSGAMGFLMTMLGQDYGWPVPVGGSGRLTAALVNRARWAGAQIECNQNVSRIHVRGGRAVGVTTTAGRTVAARRAIVADVTAPRLFCDMLPDDAVPAGLRRELEHYVWDPPVVKVNYALRGPIPWRSKSLADAGTVHLGADGDGLVRWVADLNTRTVPRHPFMLLGQTTTADPTRSPPGTESVWAYTHLPRHVADDVSAERLATAVDDVIEEHAPGFGSAVIDRFVQRPSDLEASDANLHLGALNGGTAQLPQMLIFRPAAGMGRAETPVEGLYLGSASATPGGSVHGACGRNAARAALAAHGITGWPRRKLTRAAISLLTK
- a CDS encoding leucyl aminopeptidase, translated to MSTEPGYASPAVTVASSLPRRAAASTVLIVPVVSTGEDDKPGAAVASAEPFLSSDAVAEIESGLRALEATGGTEQVHRLVVPSLPVSSVLTIGLGKPRSEWPADTVRRAAGVAARSLGKTESVITTLAELPGDGIDSAVVEGLILGSYRFTEFRSDKTAPKDQGLRRITVLATAKDAKNDAAHGAAVATAVATARDFVNTPPSHLFPAEFAKRAKALGESVGLEVEVLDDKALQKAGYGGIIGVGQGSSRPPRLVRLIHRGSKLAKKSKQAKKVALVGKGVTFDTGGISIKPAASMHHMTSDMGGAAAVIATVALAAQRKLPIDVIATVPMAENMPSATAQRPGDVLTQYGGITVEVQNTDAEGRLILADAIVRACEDNPDYLIETSTLTGAQTVALGARIPGVMGSDEFRDRVASISQRVGENGWPMPLPDELKEDLKSGVADLSNISGQRFAGMLVAGVFLREFVADGVDWAHIDVAGPAYNTGSPWGYSPKGSTGVPTRTMFAVLEDIAENG
- a CDS encoding TIGR01777 family oxidoreductase, yielding MARAGQNAVIAIAGSSGLIGSALAAALRAADHRVLRIVRRAPANANELHWNPESGDLDPDTIADVDAVVNLCGVNIGQRRWSGAFKQSLRDSRITPTEVLAHAVADAGVATMVNASAVGFYGNTKDRVVDENDRAGTGFLARLCEDWEAATLPAQYGGARVVLARTGLVFSPAGGALGRLRPLFRTGLGARLGGGRQYMSWITLEDEVRALLFAIFDAELSGPVNMTGPAPVTNAEFTTAFGRAVNRPTPLMVPGFAIRAALGEFADEGLLMGQRAIPSALERAGFAFHHNTIGEALAYATARRDHD
- the sucB gene encoding 2-oxoglutarate dehydrogenase, E2 component, dihydrolipoamide succinyltransferase — encoded protein: MAFSVQMPALGESVTEGTVTRWLKQEGDTVELDEPLVEVSTDKVDTEIPSPAAGVLTKIVAQEDDTVEVGGELAVIGDAPEGGGADGAAGGGSQPTAQAPSQPEPQAQSEPPQPEPQPEPQPQAQPEPEPAPAQQSSGGGAATPVLMPELGESVAEGTVTRWLKKVGDSVQVDDALVEVSTDKVDTEIPSPVAGVLISITAEEDATVPVGGELARIGAGSEAVAPAAPAAPQPPPAPKPEPTPEPAPQPQAQPKPEPTPAPPTPQPKPAPQPKAEPAQAQPASSGADGAPYVTPLVRKLAAENNIDLNSVTGTGVGGRIRKQDVLAAAEQKQQAAKAPAAAVPAAKAPAAAAPTPAPALAHLRGTTQKASRIRQITANKTRESLQATAQLTQTHEVDMTKLVGLRARAKAAFAEREGVNLTFLPFIARAVIDALKIHPNINASYSEETKEITYYDAEHLGFAVDTEQGLLSPVVHNAGDLSLAGLARAIADIAARARSGNLKPDELSGGTFTITNIGSQGALFDTPILVPPQAAMLGTGAIVKRPRVVVDDSGNESIGVRSICYLPLTYDHRLIDGADAGRFLTTIKHRLEEGAFEADLGL
- a CDS encoding SRPBCC family protein yields the protein MITATREVSRSCERVWEVLAQGWTYTQWVVGNSRMRAVDPNWPEPGSSIRHSIGIWPLVINDATIVEESEPPHKLVLRARLGPLGAARITMLLHEIPQGCRIEMIEVPVAGPMGAVPDSLALAAAYPRNKECLWRLAALAERLEPSQVK